A single window of Meiothermus sp. DNA harbors:
- a CDS encoding BMP family ABC transporter substrate-binding protein — protein MKKTWWIGILAALAFSFGMAQQANLKACFIYVGPIGDVGWTFAHDEARRAAEKAIPGLTTQYVESVKPADTLATVDRLVAGGCNVIFTTSFDFMDPTLEAAKKYPEVIFAHASGFKRAPNMLTYMADFYQIYYLNGLMAGALTKSGKVGYVAAFPIPELKRHISAFALGVRAVNPRATVNVKWINAWFDPVKAREAAEALMAEGNDILAFTEDTATVVQTAARRKVPSFSHYNSMYKYAPDYVVSGQLVDWSVIYIDILKKVQNGTYTPKNLQNVDYWWLAREKAVMLGAQVGMPINPKFEPALKQATMVVNGKRVSVYDRVMELYKDIQSPNPKWDPFTGPIRDRNGVLRVPAGRKMTVKELNEMQWVAPGVVGPVPDEPK, from the coding sequence ATGAAAAAGACTTGGTGGATCGGCATCTTAGCGGCTTTAGCTTTCAGTTTTGGCATGGCGCAGCAGGCCAATCTCAAGGCGTGTTTTATCTATGTGGGCCCGATTGGCGACGTGGGCTGGACCTTTGCCCACGATGAAGCCCGCCGGGCCGCCGAGAAAGCCATTCCTGGCCTCACCACGCAGTATGTGGAGTCGGTCAAGCCCGCCGACACCCTGGCCACGGTAGACCGCCTGGTTGCGGGAGGGTGCAACGTGATCTTCACCACCTCCTTCGACTTTATGGATCCGACCCTCGAGGCCGCCAAGAAATACCCCGAGGTGATCTTCGCGCATGCCTCCGGCTTCAAGCGGGCTCCCAACATGCTCACCTACATGGCCGACTTCTATCAGATTTACTACCTGAACGGCCTGATGGCGGGCGCCCTGACCAAGAGCGGTAAGGTGGGCTACGTGGCAGCCTTCCCCATCCCAGAACTCAAGCGTCACATCTCGGCTTTTGCCCTAGGGGTGCGGGCGGTGAATCCGCGGGCGACCGTCAACGTCAAATGGATCAACGCCTGGTTCGATCCCGTCAAGGCCCGCGAGGCCGCCGAAGCCCTGATGGCCGAGGGCAACGACATCCTGGCCTTCACCGAAGACACCGCTACGGTTGTCCAGACGGCAGCCCGCCGCAAGGTGCCCAGCTTTAGCCACTACAACTCGATGTACAAGTACGCCCCCGACTATGTGGTCTCGGGCCAACTAGTAGACTGGAGCGTAATCTACATCGACATCCTGAAAAAAGTGCAGAACGGCACCTACACCCCCAAAAACCTGCAGAATGTGGACTACTGGTGGTTGGCCCGCGAAAAAGCGGTCATGCTCGGGGCCCAGGTGGGTATGCCCATCAACCCCAAGTTTGAACCCGCCCTCAAGCAGGCCACCATGGTGGTCAACGGCAAGCGGGTGAGCGTCTACGACCGGGTAATGGAGCTCTACAAGGACATCCAGAGCCCAAACCCCAAGTGGGATCCCTTCACCGGCCCCATCCGCGACCGCAACGGTGTGTTGCGCGTGCCCGCAGGGCGCAAGATGACCGTCAAGGAGCTCAACGAGATGCAGTGGGTAGCGCCGGGAGTGGTGGGCCCGGTGCCCGACGAGCCTAAATAA
- the ade gene encoding adenine deaminase: MSITLSDLQYAVDAAMGRRPGTLLLKNARLLNVFSLTLQPTHILLAGPLVAAVGLEYAEAEAQEVLDLQGRVVAPGLIDGHVHLESSLVTPAEYARGVVPRGVTGVVTDPHEIANVAGVAGVEWLVEASEGLPLEVWVTVPSSVPSTPLETSGAALGLAEIERLLGHPRVVGVAELMSFPAILAAEAGELEKVRLAERFGKSPEGHAPTLTGRPLQGYLATGIASDHESTTLEEGRAKLEAGCFLMVREGSTTRNLAALAPLLRPEHADRIGLVTDDRLPSDLLQEGGVDFLVRKAIALGVDPAYAVRAGSYNVARHFGLRRRGAVAPGFQADLVVLDDLQNFVAAQVYQRGRLVAEQGRLRVELPKTKLSAAVARTVKLPELQPHDLRIPAQGGRVRVVRAIPHQVLTAEERLEPTVRDGEVVADPTRDLAKLVCIERHGKNGRIGKGLVTAFGLQKGALACTVGHDHHNLMAVGVSDADILSAARRLEALGGGMIAVADGQVLAELALPIAGLITDEPLEEVDAKLQALEAAARGLGVTLPDPYMALSFLGLAVIPELRLTDHGLVDVRQGALVGLFVE; this comes from the coding sequence ATGAGCATCACCCTATCCGACCTCCAGTACGCAGTGGACGCAGCGATGGGCCGCCGGCCTGGAACCCTGCTTTTGAAAAACGCCCGGCTGCTCAACGTCTTCAGCCTGACCCTCCAGCCCACCCACATCCTGCTGGCGGGGCCCCTGGTGGCGGCGGTGGGCCTAGAGTACGCCGAGGCCGAGGCCCAGGAGGTTTTGGATTTGCAGGGCCGGGTGGTGGCCCCGGGGTTGATTGACGGGCATGTCCACCTCGAGAGCTCCTTGGTCACCCCCGCCGAGTACGCCCGGGGGGTGGTGCCCCGGGGCGTGACCGGGGTGGTGACCGACCCCCACGAGATTGCCAACGTGGCCGGGGTGGCGGGCGTGGAGTGGCTGGTGGAGGCCAGCGAAGGGCTGCCGCTGGAGGTCTGGGTCACGGTGCCCTCCTCGGTGCCCTCCACTCCGCTGGAGACCAGCGGCGCGGCGCTGGGCCTGGCGGAAATCGAGCGGCTGCTGGGCCACCCGCGGGTGGTGGGGGTGGCCGAGCTGATGAGCTTCCCGGCCATTCTGGCGGCCGAGGCGGGTGAGCTCGAGAAGGTGCGGCTGGCCGAGCGCTTCGGCAAGTCGCCCGAGGGCCACGCCCCCACCCTGACCGGCCGGCCCCTGCAAGGCTACCTGGCCACCGGCATCGCCTCCGACCACGAGAGCACCACCTTGGAGGAGGGGCGGGCCAAGCTCGAGGCGGGTTGCTTTCTGATGGTGCGCGAGGGCTCCACCACCCGCAACCTGGCGGCGTTGGCCCCCCTGCTCCGCCCCGAGCACGCCGACCGCATCGGTCTGGTGACGGACGACCGGCTGCCCTCGGACTTGCTGCAAGAAGGCGGGGTGGACTTCCTGGTGCGCAAGGCCATCGCCCTGGGGGTAGACCCGGCCTACGCGGTGCGGGCCGGGAGCTACAACGTGGCCCGGCACTTCGGCCTGCGGCGCCGGGGTGCGGTGGCCCCGGGTTTCCAGGCTGATTTGGTCGTCCTGGACGATTTGCAGAACTTTGTGGCGGCCCAGGTCTACCAGCGGGGCCGCTTGGTGGCCGAACAGGGACGCCTCCGGGTTGAACTGCCCAAAACCAAGCTCTCGGCGGCAGTGGCCCGTACCGTAAAACTGCCCGAGCTGCAACCCCACGACCTGCGGATTCCGGCCCAGGGAGGCCGGGTTCGGGTGGTGCGGGCCATCCCCCACCAGGTGCTCACCGCCGAGGAGCGCCTCGAGCCCACCGTTCGCGACGGCGAGGTGGTGGCCGACCCCACGCGGGATTTGGCCAAGCTGGTCTGCATAGAGCGCCACGGCAAAAATGGGCGGATTGGCAAGGGGCTGGTCACGGCCTTTGGCCTGCAAAAAGGGGCCCTGGCCTGCACGGTGGGCCACGACCACCACAACCTGATGGCCGTGGGGGTCTCGGACGCCGATATCCTGTCCGCCGCCAGAAGGCTCGAGGCCCTGGGTGGGGGCATGATCGCGGTGGCCGACGGCCAGGTGCTGGCCGAGCTGGCCCTGCCCATCGCGGGCCTGATCACCGACGAGCCCCTGGAGGAGGTGGACGCCAAGCTCCAGGCCCTCGAGGCCGCCGCCCGGGGGCTGGGCGTCACCCTGCCCGACCCCTATATGGCCCTCTCCTTCCTCGGCCTGGCGGTCATCCCCGAGCTGCGCCTGACCGACCATGGGCTGGTGGATGTGCGGCAGGGGGCCTTGGTGGGGCTCTTTGTAGAATAG
- the guaD gene encoding guanine deaminase — MIILRGLIVHTPKNPFREAGALQAFSDGGLAFREGRILALGSFAEVRAQFPNASVQDCRGGVLLPGLVDTHVHYPQTRVIGAMGYSLLDWLQKRTLPLEARLSDNKLARELAREFVKLLLRNGTTTALVFGSHFQGATANLFGAAEDVGLRVIAGQVCSDRLLLPALHTTPERSYAEQKMLIQRFHGRGKLRYAVTPRFALSASEGLLEVCQALLQEHPDLHFTTHLNENLEEIRTVAELFPWSEHYLQTYDRFGLVGERSVFAHNVHPTEAELLRLAEARAAVAHCPSSNAFIGSGLFPMRRHLSYGVRFALGSDVGGGTGFSLLKEGLMAYLTQRHAPDGVNLTPAHLLYLATQAGAEILGLGEEVGSFVPGKAADVVWVRPEPGSTLEVHFRHLDSVEDLLGSLFTLHGEAKVQKVWLDGREAPLD; from the coding sequence ATGATTATTCTGCGCGGCCTAATCGTTCACACCCCCAAGAACCCCTTCCGTGAGGCCGGCGCTTTGCAGGCCTTTTCCGATGGGGGTCTGGCCTTTCGGGAAGGTCGCATTCTCGCTTTGGGCAGCTTCGCCGAGGTGCGGGCCCAGTTTCCCAATGCAAGCGTGCAGGACTGCCGCGGGGGGGTCTTGCTGCCGGGGCTGGTGGACACCCACGTGCACTACCCCCAGACCCGGGTAATCGGGGCCATGGGCTACAGCCTGCTGGACTGGCTGCAAAAGCGCACCCTGCCCTTAGAAGCCCGGCTTTCCGACAACAAGCTGGCCCGCGAGCTGGCCCGGGAGTTCGTAAAGCTCCTTCTGCGCAACGGCACCACCACTGCCTTGGTCTTCGGCTCGCACTTCCAAGGGGCCACCGCCAACCTCTTCGGGGCCGCCGAGGACGTGGGGCTCCGCGTCATCGCCGGGCAGGTGTGTTCGGATCGGCTCCTACTCCCCGCGCTCCACACCACCCCCGAGCGGAGCTACGCCGAGCAGAAGATGCTCATCCAGCGCTTTCATGGCCGGGGCAAGCTGCGCTACGCGGTCACCCCGCGCTTCGCGCTTTCGGCCTCGGAGGGGCTGCTCGAGGTCTGCCAGGCCCTATTGCAAGAGCACCCCGACCTGCACTTCACCACCCACCTCAACGAGAACCTCGAGGAAATCCGCACCGTGGCCGAGCTCTTCCCCTGGAGCGAGCACTACCTCCAGACCTACGACCGCTTTGGCCTGGTGGGGGAGCGCTCGGTCTTCGCCCACAACGTCCATCCCACCGAGGCCGAGCTGCTTCGCCTAGCCGAGGCCAGGGCCGCGGTGGCCCACTGCCCGAGCTCCAACGCCTTCATCGGCAGCGGCCTTTTTCCCATGCGACGGCACCTCTCGTATGGGGTGCGTTTCGCCCTGGGCTCCGATGTGGGAGGCGGCACCGGCTTCAGCCTGCTCAAGGAGGGGCTGATGGCCTACCTAACCCAACGCCACGCCCCGGACGGGGTGAACCTGACCCCGGCCCACCTGCTCTACCTGGCGACCCAGGCGGGCGCCGAAATTCTGGGCTTGGGCGAGGAGGTCGGTAGTTTTGTGCCGGGCAAGGCCGCCGATGTGGTCTGGGTCAGGCCGGAGCCGGGCAGCACCCTGGAGGTGCACTTCCGCCACCTGGACTCGGTGGAAGACCTCCTGGGCTCGCTTTTTACCCTGCACGGCGAGGCCAAGGTGCAAAAGGTCTGGCTGGACGGCCGGGAAGCGCCCCTGGATTGA
- a CDS encoding NUDIX domain-containing protein, which produces MEQVYVLPASAFPPAQAKLMPLEPDLLKKMQLEGFFLERAQAEEDPTHRQIIPYALVRHRGRYLLMRRTKGGGEARLHNLYTLGVGGHINPEDQRVNPLLDGLRRELLEEVGVGRYTAEPVGLIVMSDTPVSRVHAGVVFVVDAEDEPRVVEAEKLEGRLASLEEVCAVYERLEGWSQVVVDWLRVQRWEAKL; this is translated from the coding sequence ATGGAACAGGTCTACGTGCTCCCCGCCTCGGCTTTTCCGCCCGCGCAGGCAAAGCTGATGCCCCTCGAGCCCGACCTGCTCAAAAAAATGCAGCTCGAGGGCTTCTTCCTGGAGCGCGCCCAGGCCGAAGAAGACCCCACCCATAGGCAGATCATCCCCTATGCGCTGGTGCGCCACAGGGGCCGCTACTTGCTGATGCGGCGCACCAAGGGAGGGGGCGAGGCCCGGCTGCACAACCTCTACACCCTGGGGGTGGGGGGGCATATCAACCCCGAAGACCAGAGGGTCAATCCCTTGCTGGACGGCCTGCGCCGCGAGCTGCTGGAAGAGGTGGGGGTGGGGCGCTACACCGCCGAGCCGGTGGGCCTGATCGTGATGTCCGATACGCCGGTGAGCCGGGTGCACGCCGGGGTGGTGTTCGTGGTGGACGCCGAGGACGAACCCCGGGTGGTGGAGGCCGAAAAGCTGGAGGGCCGGCTGGCCAGCCTGGAGGAGGTTTGTGCGGTCTACGAGCGGCTCGAGGGCTGGTCGCAGGTGGTGGTGGACTGGCTTAGGGTTCAGAGGTGGGAGGCTAAACTTTGA
- a CDS encoding phospholipase D-like domain-containing protein: MHIEMISSPESTESWIREGVLGAKESVLVAAPYVGKILRDLLLMRSHSLPTTLITSLRIGDVLGGASDLQAIYELSQNQVRVQSISSLHAKVYMVDRSRVLITSANPTQNGWRWNLEIGLAVQSRQIARQVLQTLRAAKPYPWISAQLRQYADWAARQPKVSRPRILPLERVHLGFGGWLGLVMRAVAHLPEEFTLAEAYQSALPLAAEAYPNNHHPRDKIRQQLQGLRDLGLLEFVTPGRYWRVNVDLATFLR, from the coding sequence ATGCATATCGAGATGATTTCTTCTCCCGAGTCCACCGAAAGCTGGATTCGAGAGGGCGTATTGGGCGCCAAGGAGTCCGTTCTGGTAGCCGCACCCTATGTGGGAAAGATATTGCGCGATCTCTTGCTTATGCGTTCTCACAGCTTGCCCACCACGCTCATTACCAGCCTCCGGATAGGCGATGTTTTAGGAGGAGCGTCCGACCTTCAGGCCATCTACGAACTTTCACAAAACCAGGTGCGGGTTCAGAGCATCAGCAGCCTTCACGCCAAGGTTTACATGGTTGACCGTAGCCGGGTGCTGATTACCTCGGCCAACCCGACCCAAAACGGCTGGCGATGGAACCTCGAGATCGGTCTGGCAGTGCAAAGCCGCCAGATTGCCCGGCAGGTTCTACAAACCCTGCGGGCAGCTAAACCCTACCCATGGATCTCGGCCCAACTCAGGCAGTATGCCGACTGGGCAGCGCGCCAGCCCAAAGTTTCGAGGCCTAGGATACTTCCCCTAGAGCGGGTGCACCTGGGTTTTGGGGGATGGTTGGGGCTGGTGATGCGGGCCGTGGCCCATCTGCCGGAGGAGTTTACCCTGGCAGAAGCCTACCAGAGCGCGTTGCCGCTGGCTGCAGAAGCATACCCGAACAATCACCATCCCAGAGACAAAATTCGCCAGCAGTTACAGGGCTTGCGCGATCTGGGTTTGCTCGAGTTTGTGACACCGGGCCGTTACTGGCGGGTGAATGTAGACCTGGCGACTTTTCTGCGTTAG
- a CDS encoding 3-hydroxyacyl-CoA dehydrogenase/enoyl-CoA hydratase family protein, which produces MRIKKIGVVGSGTMGGAIAALAASAGVPVVMLDIPGREDKLELVKKGLERQLKSKPASFMDKGRAALIELGTTEELEKLKDCDWIVEVIIEKPEPKQELFARLEALGTRAIVSSNTSGIPMKTLLEGRGEAFRKRFLGTHFFAPVRYLHLLELIPTPETDPAVLEAMRRFGERILGKGTVICKDAPGFIANRLGVYGMSQAMRLMMEEGLTIDEVDALTGPLVGRPKSATFRTGDISGLDVLKLVSTELSQTTGENFAMPEWVEGLIAQGHLGDKTGAGFYKKVGKDIYTYDYQTGEYKPQQKLRLDEIAAIKDLPLAERLRRVGELPGKYGAFAKKLFLTTAHYTLQKAEEIAYDIVSIDRALEWGFAWEQGPFKNMDAVGLDYLRQGFAELGLPEPELLKKAQGGFYKNGTYLGFDGQYHPIPKEEGVIRLAQVKSEGKTLLEGKEYALLDLGDGVALFENRAKMGTWGEGSISGLHKALDWVEAQGYAGLVLGGEDPRTFSAGANLALVLMAAQEGAWDDLELATRRFQQTSMRLRRSPFPVVAAPFGLTLGGGAEFSLHASAIQAHAELYMGLVEVGVGLLPGGGGTKEMLFRFTRELSAYGPEIDLFEGVKRAFQLIMLAQTSTSALEARNMGFLRQSDGISMNRDRLIADAKRRVLFMAPDFVPEPPMRVRALGNQALGNLRYALWQFHEARQASEHDVFIGNQVAYVLCGGDGPPREVSEQDILDLEREGFLKLLGTKKTQERIAHTLKTGKPLRN; this is translated from the coding sequence ATGCGAATCAAGAAGATCGGTGTGGTGGGATCTGGAACGATGGGTGGAGCGATTGCTGCACTGGCTGCCTCGGCAGGGGTGCCGGTGGTCATGCTGGACATACCGGGGAGGGAGGACAAGCTCGAGCTGGTCAAAAAAGGCCTGGAGCGACAGCTCAAGAGCAAGCCCGCGAGCTTTATGGACAAGGGCCGGGCGGCCCTCATCGAACTGGGCACCACCGAGGAGCTGGAGAAGCTCAAGGACTGCGACTGGATTGTGGAGGTGATCATCGAGAAGCCTGAGCCCAAGCAGGAGCTTTTTGCCCGCTTGGAGGCTTTGGGCACCAGGGCCATCGTGAGCTCCAACACCTCCGGCATTCCCATGAAAACCCTCTTGGAGGGCCGGGGCGAGGCCTTCCGTAAGCGCTTCCTGGGCACCCACTTCTTTGCCCCGGTGCGCTACTTGCACCTGCTGGAGCTCATTCCCACCCCCGAGACCGACCCGGCGGTGCTGGAGGCCATGCGCCGCTTTGGCGAGCGCATCCTGGGCAAGGGCACCGTAATCTGCAAGGACGCCCCTGGCTTCATCGCCAACCGACTGGGGGTCTACGGGATGTCCCAGGCCATGCGCCTGATGATGGAGGAGGGCCTTACCATCGACGAGGTGGACGCCCTCACCGGCCCCCTGGTGGGCCGCCCCAAAAGCGCTACCTTTCGCACCGGCGACATCTCCGGCCTGGACGTGCTGAAGCTGGTCTCCACAGAGCTTTCCCAGACCACCGGTGAAAACTTCGCCATGCCCGAGTGGGTGGAAGGCCTCATCGCCCAGGGCCATCTAGGCGACAAGACCGGGGCCGGCTTCTACAAGAAGGTAGGCAAGGACATCTACACCTACGATTACCAGACCGGGGAGTACAAGCCCCAGCAGAAGCTGCGCCTGGACGAAATCGCCGCCATCAAAGACCTGCCCCTCGCCGAGCGGCTTAGAAGGGTGGGCGAGCTGCCCGGCAAGTACGGCGCCTTTGCCAAAAAACTCTTCCTCACCACCGCCCACTACACCCTGCAGAAGGCGGAGGAAATCGCCTACGACATCGTTTCCATAGACCGCGCGCTGGAGTGGGGCTTCGCCTGGGAGCAGGGGCCCTTCAAGAACATGGACGCGGTGGGCCTAGACTACCTCCGCCAGGGTTTTGCCGAGCTGGGCCTTCCCGAGCCCGAGCTATTGAAGAAGGCCCAGGGCGGCTTCTACAAGAATGGGACGTACCTCGGCTTTGACGGGCAGTACCACCCCATCCCCAAGGAGGAAGGGGTCATCCGGCTGGCCCAGGTGAAAAGCGAGGGCAAGACCCTCCTGGAGGGCAAGGAGTACGCCCTGCTCGACCTGGGCGATGGGGTAGCCCTCTTCGAGAACCGGGCCAAGATGGGCACCTGGGGCGAGGGCTCCATCTCGGGGCTGCACAAGGCCCTGGACTGGGTGGAGGCCCAGGGCTACGCCGGGCTGGTGCTGGGCGGCGAAGACCCCCGCACCTTTAGCGCCGGGGCCAACCTGGCCCTGGTGCTGATGGCCGCGCAAGAGGGGGCCTGGGACGACCTCGAGCTCGCCACCCGCCGCTTCCAGCAGACCTCCATGCGCCTGCGCCGCTCGCCTTTCCCGGTGGTGGCGGCCCCCTTTGGCCTTACCCTGGGCGGTGGAGCCGAATTCAGCCTGCACGCCAGCGCCATCCAGGCCCACGCCGAGCTCTACATGGGCCTGGTGGAGGTGGGGGTGGGCCTCCTGCCGGGTGGGGGCGGTACCAAGGAGATGCTCTTCCGCTTCACCCGCGAGCTCTCGGCCTACGGCCCCGAAATAGACCTGTTTGAAGGGGTCAAGCGGGCCTTCCAGCTCATCATGTTGGCCCAAACCTCCACCAGCGCCCTCGAGGCCCGCAACATGGGCTTCTTGCGCCAGAGCGACGGCATCAGCATGAACCGCGACCGCCTGATCGCCGACGCCAAGCGTCGGGTGCTGTTCATGGCCCCCGACTTCGTGCCCGAGCCGCCCATGCGCGTCCGGGCTTTGGGCAACCAGGCCCTGGGCAACCTGCGCTACGCCCTGTGGCAGTTCCACGAGGCCCGCCAGGCCAGCGAACACGACGTGTTCATCGGCAACCAGGTGGCCTACGTGCTCTGCGGGGGCGACGGCCCGCCCCGCGAGGTGAGCGAGCAAGACATTTTGGACTTGGAACGCGAGGGCTTCCTTAAGCTCTTGGGCACCAAAAAGACCCAGGAGCGCATCGCCCACACCCTCAAGACCGGGAAGCCCCTGCGGAACTGA
- a CDS encoding DUF4442 domain-containing protein, with protein MTSNVEAELTLPFPRPKAESWRSRLWRWGFNLFPAYRGTGGRVVYIAPDWREVHVALPLSWRTRNYVGTLFGGSMYGAIDPIYMLMLIHNLGPGYVVWDKAATIRFRKPGKTTLYARFVLTEEELQTIRRLALERPSLERVYPVELLDSSGVVHASFEKTLYIRKNKKELQ; from the coding sequence GTGACATCTAACGTGGAGGCCGAGTTGACACTGCCTTTCCCAAGACCCAAGGCCGAGTCCTGGCGGAGCCGCCTGTGGCGCTGGGGCTTCAACCTCTTCCCGGCCTACCGGGGCACCGGCGGACGAGTGGTCTACATCGCCCCGGACTGGCGGGAGGTGCACGTGGCCCTGCCCCTTAGTTGGCGCACCCGCAATTACGTGGGCACCCTCTTTGGGGGCAGTATGTACGGTGCGATTGACCCCATCTACATGCTGATGCTGATCCACAACCTGGGGCCGGGCTACGTGGTGTGGGACAAAGCGGCCACCATCCGCTTCCGCAAGCCCGGCAAAACCACGCTTTACGCGCGGTTTGTGCTCACGGAAGAGGAGCTTCAGACCATCCGCCGCCTGGCCCTGGAGCGCCCTTCGCTCGAGCGGGTGTACCCGGTGGAGCTTTTAGATAGCTCGGGGGTGGTGCACGCCAGCTTCGAGAAGACCCTCTACATCAGAAAAAATAAAAAGGAGTTGCAATGA
- a CDS encoding thiolase family protein, whose protein sequence is MKEAVIVSAVRSAVARGKSDGSLATVHPIDLSAAVMKAAVEKVGVNPALLEDIQWGCAMPEASQGLNVARLSMLRAGFPVEVSAATINRFCSSGLQSVAYAAQAIMSGMNEVVLAGGVEMMSRVPMSGYHTELHPELTEAYIGMGFTAERVAERWGVSREDQDAWALRSHQKALEAQARGAFDEQIVPIPVKKVHWKGSKKQVEEFLFAKDELPRADTSLERLAKLKPAFKEGGTVTAGNASPYSDGAAALLVMSGEKARELGLKPLARFISFATGGVDPGIMGVGPIKAVPKALAKAGIGMDDLKLIEFNEAFAAQVLAVMGELQMNPDKVNVNGGAIALGHPLGATGAKLTTQLVHELAKRGGGLGMVTMCIGGGMGAAGVFEVYPGV, encoded by the coding sequence ATGAAAGAAGCCGTTATCGTCAGTGCAGTTCGCAGTGCTGTGGCTCGTGGCAAAAGTGATGGTTCTTTGGCCACGGTGCACCCCATCGACCTTTCGGCAGCGGTAATGAAGGCCGCGGTTGAAAAGGTGGGAGTGAACCCGGCCCTGCTCGAGGACATCCAGTGGGGCTGCGCCATGCCCGAGGCCAGCCAGGGCCTCAATGTGGCCCGGCTCTCCATGCTGCGGGCCGGGTTCCCGGTCGAGGTCTCGGCGGCTACCATCAACCGCTTTTGCTCCTCGGGCCTCCAGAGTGTGGCGTATGCGGCTCAGGCCATTATGTCTGGCATGAACGAGGTGGTGCTGGCCGGGGGGGTGGAGATGATGAGCCGGGTGCCCATGTCCGGCTACCACACCGAGCTTCATCCCGAACTGACCGAAGCCTATATCGGTATGGGCTTTACCGCCGAGCGGGTGGCCGAGCGCTGGGGCGTGAGCCGCGAAGACCAGGACGCCTGGGCCCTGCGCAGCCACCAGAAGGCGCTGGAGGCTCAAGCCCGGGGAGCTTTTGATGAACAAATCGTGCCCATCCCGGTCAAGAAGGTGCACTGGAAGGGGAGCAAAAAGCAGGTCGAGGAGTTTCTTTTCGCCAAGGACGAGCTGCCCCGCGCCGACACCAGCCTAGAACGCCTGGCCAAGCTCAAGCCGGCCTTCAAGGAAGGGGGCACCGTGACCGCCGGCAACGCCTCGCCCTACTCCGACGGGGCGGCGGCTCTGCTGGTGATGAGCGGAGAAAAAGCCCGGGAGCTGGGCCTGAAGCCGCTGGCCCGCTTTATTTCTTTTGCTACTGGCGGCGTTGACCCGGGCATCATGGGCGTGGGGCCCATCAAGGCGGTGCCCAAGGCCTTAGCCAAAGCCGGTATCGGCATGGACGACCTGAAGCTGATCGAGTTCAACGAAGCGTTTGCCGCCCAGGTGCTGGCGGTAATGGGGGAACTTCAGATGAACCCCGATAAGGTCAACGTCAATGGCGGTGCAATTGCCCTGGGGCACCCCTTGGGCGCCACGGGCGCCAAGCTCACCACTCAACTGGTGCATGAACTCGCAAAGCGCGGGGGCGGGTTGGGGATGGTGACTATGTGCATCGGCGGCGGGATGGGCGCGGCGGGGGTCTTTGAGGTGTATCCCGGCGTGTAA
- a CDS encoding dihydrofolate reductase family protein, with product MKTLITEFISLDGVVQAPGAPDEDTEGGFAHGGWMMKYFDPEVMGGTFDALAQQSDALLQGRRTYQVSAAAWPERSGDRFADWINRVQKYVVSDTLTEDEITWNPTTIIRGKDFLKTVADLRAQPGGYIYVYGSPTMVQSLLAADLVDELLLTVVPLVIGSGKKLFPAMAGPLPFELVSAVKASTGAQVCRYVRANVGPVASSAKGAV from the coding sequence ATGAAGACCCTTATCACCGAGTTCATCAGCCTGGACGGGGTTGTCCAAGCGCCCGGCGCCCCAGACGAAGACACCGAGGGCGGGTTTGCCCATGGCGGCTGGATGATGAAGTATTTCGACCCGGAGGTCATGGGCGGGACGTTCGACGCACTGGCCCAGCAGAGCGACGCGCTCTTGCAAGGACGGCGCACCTATCAAGTGTCGGCTGCTGCATGGCCTGAGCGGTCTGGCGATCGCTTCGCCGACTGGATCAACCGCGTGCAAAAGTATGTGGTCTCCGACACGCTCACCGAAGACGAGATCACTTGGAACCCCACCACCATCATCCGCGGCAAGGACTTTCTGAAGACCGTGGCCGATCTACGGGCGCAGCCGGGTGGCTACATCTATGTGTATGGCAGCCCCACGATGGTGCAATCCCTCCTCGCCGCCGATCTGGTGGATGAGCTGCTGCTCACGGTCGTGCCCCTCGTCATCGGGAGCGGCAAGAAGCTCTTCCCGGCAATGGCCGGGCCCCTGCCATTCGAGCTGGTTTCTGCCGTGAAGGCCAGCACCGGGGCCCAGGTCTGCCGGTATGTGCGGGCTAATGTAGGGCCAGTTGCGAGTTCCGCGAAAGGAGCGGTATGA